A window of Symphalangus syndactylus isolate Jambi chromosome 24, NHGRI_mSymSyn1-v2.1_pri, whole genome shotgun sequence contains these coding sequences:
- the LOC134735860 gene encoding uncharacterized protein isoform X2 → MKPSRWTPHSPGEVLNPAVSHSHLWVQRRCYADPEVNVGTRGTLSPTNASSELRGKSNDDGWQLRERPASPELPFGPCLAFKVSMDHFEPYRSASQWPLHPRPKQEKSKEPLASGGGSRSALRKESGPAGGSPAPTHRLSYSRTNPPPPSSLWILSPGLGGGCRPVSLDTASGAFTPPAHQVQQRMKSREQNEASSSQS, encoded by the exons ATGAAGCCAAGCCGCTGGACTCCGCACAGCCCTGGAGAGGTCCTAAATCCGGCCGTCTCACATTCCCACCTTTGGGTGCAGAGGAGGTGCTATGCAGATCCAGAAGTGAATGTGGGAACACGTGGTACTCTCTCCCCCACCAATGCATCCTCAGAGCTCCGAGGGAAAAGCAACGACGATGGCTGGCAGCTGAGGGAGAGACCAGCATCCCCAGAACTCCCTTTTGGTCCTTGTCTAGCCTTCAAGGTCTCCATGGACCACTTTGAGCCATATAGGTCTGCCAGTCAGTGGCCTCTGCACCCA CGTCCGAAGCAGGAGAAATCCAAAGAGCCCTTGGCCTCTGGAGGCGGCAGCAGGAGTGCTCTCCGAAAAGAGAGTGGGCCAGCCGGTGGGAGCCCGGCGCCCACCCACCGCTTATCCTACAGCAGGACCAACCCCCCGCCACCCTCCAGCCTCTGGATCCTCTCTCCAGGCCTTGGAGGAGGCTGCAGACCG GTGTCTTTAGACACAGCTTCCGGTGCCTTCACTCCCCCTGCTCACCAGGTTCAGCAGCGGATGAAGAGCAGAGAGCAGAATGAAGCCAGCTCCTCCCAGTCCTAG
- the LOC134735860 gene encoding uncharacterized protein isoform X1 produces the protein MKPSRWTPHSPGEVLNPAVSHSHLWVQRRCYADPEVNVGTRGTLSPTNASSELRGKSNDDGWQLRERPASPELPFGPCLAFKVSMDHFEPYRSASQWPLHPRPKQEKSKEPLASGGGSRSALRKESGPAGGSPAPTHRLSYSRTNPPPPSSLWILSPGLGGGCRPEHCYPLKKPVQPLQHLRLTQSKGGDLKPQRTLGGRGPGFQSSSATGSASTLGQVVPCSGPHLQMMKELDVPISRVASSWRRHRENGG, from the exons ATGAAGCCAAGCCGCTGGACTCCGCACAGCCCTGGAGAGGTCCTAAATCCGGCCGTCTCACATTCCCACCTTTGGGTGCAGAGGAGGTGCTATGCAGATCCAGAAGTGAATGTGGGAACACGTGGTACTCTCTCCCCCACCAATGCATCCTCAGAGCTCCGAGGGAAAAGCAACGACGATGGCTGGCAGCTGAGGGAGAGACCAGCATCCCCAGAACTCCCTTTTGGTCCTTGTCTAGCCTTCAAGGTCTCCATGGACCACTTTGAGCCATATAGGTCTGCCAGTCAGTGGCCTCTGCACCCA CGTCCGAAGCAGGAGAAATCCAAAGAGCCCTTGGCCTCTGGAGGCGGCAGCAGGAGTGCTCTCCGAAAAGAGAGTGGGCCAGCCGGTGGGAGCCCGGCGCCCACCCACCGCTTATCCTACAGCAGGACCAACCCCCCGCCACCCTCCAGCCTCTGGATCCTCTCTCCAGGCCTTGGAGGAGGCTGCAGACCG GAGCACTGTTACCCGCTCAAAAAACCAGTCCAACCACTGCAGCACCTCCGTCTCACGCAATCCAAAGGTGGGGACCTCAAGCCGCAGAGGACTCTGGGAGGGAGAGGGCCTGGGTTCcagtccagctctgccactggctCAGCAAGTACCCTTGGGCAAGTTGTTCCATGCTCTGGGCCTCATTTGCAAATGATGAAAGAGCTGGACGTTCCTATCTCTAGGGTCGCTAGTTCATGGCGAAGGCATAGAGAGAATGGTGGGTAA